The segment atgaaaaattatataaatttataatactCAAAACAAATGTCaatatgaaataattaaaagaGTGCTTTAAAATagacataaaatatcttatagatTTACAATATTTTAAACAAGCATAATTTTTAAACCTAGACTCAAATACTTTAATTGGTTACTCCACCATGATTAAAAATGTCCAGAACATATTATCAACataaatctaaatatattttaattaatatgttaattataaaattaactcattcgaataaattttaaaatatcattcaTTTAAAAACTGAATATTTGAGACaataaattcaacaaaacaaaaatacCTCGTCAAAATAAACCATGTGTGCTTACCTAAATTACGAGCATAATGTTACCAACTATTAGAATGTCAAACATAAATTAATtgacaatatatataaatttatatgcaAGTAAATATAACATCATTCCAACAATTTGTATTACATGTAAATATAAATACGACTCCAACTACATCCATCTAGGCCCATACCCAATTTCCTTTTTTAGACAATTACTAATTGATATCAATTTGGGTTGTTTGAGTCTATAAGCTCAAGACCCAGGCATTGATAATTGAAAATCTTGTCTAAATGGGCTAAAGCCCGGTGACCTAGCCGTACTTGCTTTTAATGATATTATTTGAAAACCAACAAattcaatatttaataaataggaaaatattataataaatgcAATATTTTAAGATCCGACCTAGCTAGCAATATTTATTGAATATTAATTTcgttaatttttcaaattttgtgtTGGATCATTttcaattattatatttttttaattacaaaattttaGTATTGACACAAGTATTAACCGTTAAATCATTTGGCCTACCTTTtagtgaaaaatatataaaaaataacaaCATGACATAGCATTATATAGGCAATAATATGTTCTTTGTGTTGCATGTTGGAAATAACATAACTTTATGAATATAATGTCTATTATTGGGttaagattgaaattttaaaatttgtaaaatatcattattaaaattaccaaattaaagtatatggATTGAATCCATAACTTATGGATAATATAAGGATTGATAGCAAAGtttaacaaaaaaaaacccaaataacTAAAGGTTTTTTCATTGAAAGCATCTAGCATAATGATAAACTTAACCCttaaaatttacatatttttgtcaatttgactcttgttcttttttttttttaaagttaaatttggctcacatatttttagaaagagtcaaatttaaccatcaatcttttaaaaaaaaagtcgAAATGATATTTTTCTAACAAGAATActaactaaaatgttaaaattttaaacacgACAACTTGCATGACAGTCCACGTGTACCCATCGACAAAGCCACATGCATGATTGTAGggcaattaaagaaaaataaataaaagaaattttactcttaaaatttaaaaaaaactacaTAATTGATAAATTCacccataaaaattaaaattatttacccaaattttaaaaataattattttgtaaaaatatttttacataaaaacaaaagaataacCATATCCACTAaaatctattttattttcttttaacacTTATTACTTTTCTCCCAAAATTCTCTTATTCTCTAAAAAAAAATGATAATCTTCCAATACTTTCAAACAGATCTCCCTAATTGGTAATTCGACTTTTCTTGTGATAGATTAAGATTTTTTATACAAGatctaattttttattaattgaaTGATTTTGGGATATTAATTTTGTATGAAATTCCTAATATATTTATTGGATAATAATTTGTACAAGTTAACTAATACAAATCATGAAGAAATTAATATTGGTTGTATTTACAATcttgatatttttaaatattgattaaaaatttagtatttttatttagaAATTATTATTGTCAATGTAATTATTGTGAATCTTGTGTTTGAAAACTATTATATTGTATTATCATGACACCAAAAAGcacttaaataatttttattttgtgaAAGAAAATAATTAGTTGTATTTTGACTTCGTAAAAACTTTTTTGTGTAAagtttaaatgtattttaaaaaaattacaaataaagtaggaaaagaacaaaaaaaaagaatgaataaCCAAAGTAAAATACaaaccaatataaaaataaaaaaaagtcaaACTAATCAAATTTAGTATTTAAAGCCTTCTAGCTAGTCAAGGATTGAGAGCTAAAATTACAAGCTAAAATTACAAATTATCatccaaatgaaagagaggcATATTTGTTTTATCAAGGTATATTAGTTGATATGACTTTTacaaacattttaacttttcaaaatttgactcTACAATTTAAATTTTGTTGTCTCCGTTCGTGTATttcattctatttatttttaaatttttttaattttgatttattttatttttataaactttATATCATATCAGgattaaaataagtaaaaattgCTAAATACTTAAACAGATTAAACCTTTAGAATTAACAACATCTCATGCATATTATGTCAATTTGCATTTTAAATAGAGAAACATATATGAATGTGTGTCAAGTTAATACTCAATAAATTGCTAAAATTATTTATATGCCTCGATCAGCATTTGATTGCCCCTTTTTTGTTGCGTATAAGTAAATTAAAATGGTTTAAAATAACACAAGTATTACGTCACAGCTATGCAAAGTTTAtggtaaattagttaataatcAGAGGGTCACCATTGCCTTGGAAATAATATAAAGTTGAGATCAAGCCTAGGCTTCTAGAATTAGAATCATCATCTAAATTGGCTCTTGCTTGATTGGTCAGCTAAGTCCTAACAGATATGGAATTTGTTTTCCGACGCAACGCCTTCCAACTAATTAGTTGGATTAAATATAATCTTGTATGTTACGAGATACAACAGAAATCTTTTGTAGCTTCCAAAACCTGTTGGATCAAATTGTTTCAGATAAGTAATGTCATAAGATTTCATGATAACAGTGTTTATTGTTTTTGGCAGATTTCAgctgaaaataaaagagaagaaaacTGGCATTTCTTGTCTCCTATAAAGCGTACAATTAATACCACTATCACAGGCTCTAGCTAATACTTCACAAGTGATCAGAACTGATTCAATTTTACAGTATGATACAAAAATGGTTATTACAATAGCTGGCAATGTTGCAGGATTTTGGGACTATAGGTTGAACTTATCGGCAGAATCCATGGCTTCCTTTTTCTTCACTTCACCGTCCTTATTGATTACGATGCTGACCAATTTGCATGGTTCAGCTTCTTCCAGCATTTGAACCACGCTTCTCATGGTGGGTCTAAGTGCCGGCAGCTGGGTCGTGCACAAAATGGCTATTTTCAGCACCTTCACAGCATCTTCTTTGAAAGCAACTGGGATTCTAGGGTCCACTATACTTAAAACACTCTCTTTGTTCTTTAGTTTGCTTGAAACCCAAGACACTATGTCTTTATTATCTCCGAACTCTGGTTCGATTGGTCTTTTTCCGCTCACTAGCTCCATTAATACTACTCCGAAACTGTACACATCGCTCTTCTCGTTTACTTTGTATGTGTAACCGTATTCTGCAGAATTAACATTTGTACTATTAATAAAACAGGATCTGTAAAAGATAATTTTGTGACCAATGCTTCATTTGGGAAGTAAACAACTGAAATTTAACTTACCAGGAGCTATGTATCCATGGGTGCCTGCAATGACATGGGTTGAGTCTTTGCCACCATTGGCTTGGACAATCTTGGCAAGTCCGAAATCTGCAATCCTAGGCTTCAAAAACTCATCCAGCAATATGTTGCTGGATTTGACATCCCGGTGGATCACCGGCCTTTCGCATCCATGATGAAGGTACTCCAGTCCCTTAGCTGCACCGACTGCAATCTCGTACCTTGTATCCCAATCGAGCTCCATTTTTCGACTCGTATGCAACCGATCCCACAAGCTCCCGTTAGGCAAGTACTCGTACACCAACAGGCTCGAGTCTTCGCTAGTAATGCTGCAGTAAAGCTTGACCACATTGACATGTCTTATTGAGCTCAGTGTCTGTACCTCCGCATCGAACTCCTTTTCCTTTCCCGAACGTCTGCCAAGGATCGGGGTGCTACTCCGGCTCTTCCAGCGGCCATGAGAATCCGTGTTCCATAGGTGTTTCACAGCAAGTTCTACACCATTAGAAAGCATAACTTTATATACATTCCCGGCCCCTCCTTTCCCAATAAGATTCTCTTGCTTGATAGAATCAAGAATGTCATCTTCAGTGAAAGTTAACACATGGAAAGACTTAACATCCCAGGATTCTTCCTTCAATGAACGGTTATGATCCTTTTCCTTCCTCCTTAAATATAAGATACATCCAAGTGAAGCAAGCATGATTGCACCTACGGCCAAACAAACTATAAGCGTACGAACATGTTTTGACATGCCGGAATCCGGTGGACATTGCTTGAAAGATTTGATAGTTGAACTGCAAAGGCCTGGATTTCCGGCCAAGCTACCGTTATACGCTTCGACGGCAAGAGACTGGGGTACAGGACCGGTTAAACGGTTATAGGACAGATCAAAAAGGTTCAACCTGAGAAACGACAAGCTCTCTGGAATTCTACCCGAAAGTTCATTTCGAGACAAATCCAGAGAGTTCAACGTCGGCAAAGAACCTAAAGATGACGGGATTTTGCCCGAAAGAGAATTGTTAGCCATGTTTATGTTACTGATGGAAGCACAAGAGCCTAATGAGTCTGGTATGGGACCAGAGAACATATTGTTCTGCAATTTAAGGCTGCTCAATGCTTTCAGTTCCCCAATTCCATCAGGGATTTCTCCCGACATCTGATTGTCATTTAGCTCAATTTTAACCAAAGACGTGGCTCCTGAAATCTCTTTAGGTACCTCACCTGATAACCGATTGAACTCAGCTGACAATATCCCAATCTCTTTTGCATTCTTGATATCAGATGTAATTGGACCTTCAAACCGATTGTAAGCAATGTCAATTATTTCCACTTGGGGCAATCCCCATATTCCGGCAGGAACTATGCCTGAAAGCGAGTTGTTGCTGACTCTGAACCGCTTCATAGTGGCACAACTCGCGTAAGTCGTCGGGATTTCACCGGTGAAGCGATTCTGAAGCATAAGGAGCCCTCTCATGGTTCCCTTTTTGCACATATCTGGAGGAATTAGACCCGTCAAGAGATTCTCCGATACATCGATGTAGTCAAAATCAGCCCAAGAGCCTAGCTTTTGAGGAAGGGGACCAGTCAACATGTTGGTATAAAGTGACAGATTCACCAGCTTCTTGAACTCCCCCAACTCGGGCGGTACTCCACCGTTAAACCGGTTCATAAAGAGCTGCAGGCTCACCAGGTTGGTCAAATACTTCACTTCCGAGATATCCCCTTCGAGATAGTTGATCGAGGCATCAAAGTATTCCAGGCTTGTCAGATTTCTCAATCCAACAGGAAGTTTTCCGGTGAGTTCATTGCCGTAAAGCTCCAGCTGCCAGAGCTTGCGAAGTTTTCCAATCTCCGATGGAATAGCACCTGATAAATAATTCAATTGGAGCTCCAAATCTTTAAGCTCGGTGAGATCTCCAATGGAGGGTGGGATCTTCCCTTCAATGCTGCAATTCGCCAAATAAAGCCAATTCAGTTTCCTCAACTTCACGATTTGATCCGGAAACGGGGTTCGATCGAAAAGGTTGTCCCCCAGGCTCAGAACAGTAAGATTGTTCATGTTTTCTAGCGATTTCCATGGGAAACGACCCGAAAATCCACTGCCGTTCAAATAAAGGTACTGCAACTCGCTGAGAGCTGATATATCCGGGAATGGACCCGAGAAAGGATTGTTCCCGAGATCCAAATATCGAAGCTTTGAGCAATTATTCAAATCCTCGGTGATCGCACCATACAATGAATTGTGCCCCATGGAAAGCTTATCCAAGGACTGAAGCTGGCATATTGAATCCAAAGGAAGAACGCCAGTCAACTTTTGATTCGAAAGCTCGATTTCCTTAACCGACCCTCCACCGTCACAGGTGATTCCATTGAAGCTGCAAAAGGAACCGGTAGCCGCCCATGAATCGAGAACATCGGTGCTTGATTTATTGAGAGCTGATTTCAACGTCATCAGTATTTGAAGTTCATCGGATTTTACATAACAAGGGAAGGTGAAACAGAACAGGAAATatagagaaagaaaaatttgccGGTGGGAACAGGCGTTGGACATGCCGGGCGATTTGAAGAAACGGACAAGAAAGGGAAGACCCTTCTTTTATACAAGTAAACAGAGAAAGAAGAAGAATTGAAACAAAGAGTGGACTCAAGGTAGTGGCATTTAAGAAAAA is part of the Gossypium arboreum isolate Shixiya-1 chromosome 5, ASM2569848v2, whole genome shotgun sequence genome and harbors:
- the LOC108453483 gene encoding receptor-like protein kinase 7, with translation MSNACSHRQIFLSLYFLFCFTFPCYVKSDELQILMTLKSALNKSSTDVLDSWAATGSFCSFNGITCDGGGSVKEIELSNQKLTGVLPLDSICQLQSLDKLSMGHNSLYGAITEDLNNCSKLRYLDLGNNPFSGPFPDISALSELQYLYLNGSGFSGRFPWKSLENMNNLTVLSLGDNLFDRTPFPDQIVKLRKLNWLYLANCSIEGKIPPSIGDLTELKDLELQLNYLSGAIPSEIGKLRKLWQLELYGNELTGKLPVGLRNLTSLEYFDASINYLEGDISEVKYLTNLVSLQLFMNRFNGGVPPELGEFKKLVNLSLYTNMLTGPLPQKLGSWADFDYIDVSENLLTGLIPPDMCKKGTMRGLLMLQNRFTGEIPTTYASCATMKRFRVSNNSLSGIVPAGIWGLPQVEIIDIAYNRFEGPITSDIKNAKEIGILSAEFNRLSGEVPKEISGATSLVKIELNDNQMSGEIPDGIGELKALSSLKLQNNMFSGPIPDSLGSCASISNINMANNSLSGKIPSSLGSLPTLNSLDLSRNELSGRIPESLSFLRLNLFDLSYNRLTGPVPQSLAVEAYNGSLAGNPGLCSSTIKSFKQCPPDSGMSKHVRTLIVCLAVGAIMLASLGCILYLRRKEKDHNRSLKEESWDVKSFHVLTFTEDDILDSIKQENLIGKGGAGNVYKVMLSNGVELAVKHLWNTDSHGRWKSRSSTPILGRRSGKEKEFDAEVQTLSSIRHVNVVKLYCSITSEDSSLLVYEYLPNGSLWDRLHTSRKMELDWDTRYEIAVGAAKGLEYLHHGCERPVIHRDVKSSNILLDEFLKPRIADFGLAKIVQANGGKDSTHVIAGTHGYIAPEYGYTYKVNEKSDVYSFGVVLMELVSGKRPIEPEFGDNKDIVSWVSSKLKNKESVLSIVDPRIPVAFKEDAVKVLKIAILCTTQLPALRPTMRSVVQMLEEAEPCKLVSIVINKDGEVKKKEAMDSADKFNL